The following proteins are encoded in a genomic region of Burkholderia stabilis:
- a CDS encoding ATPase, whose product MNTNHTEPRRDAQVTHLPDPLPSREAHTKTTTPLPPAPRSLEETGLTQTFVAGLVLKSTLMLGRPSYGDLIERHCLPLAVLDDVFAFLVRERLVELTHRGSTDLDVTFRLTDAGRVLALEERARSSYSGPAPVTLDAYLACVNAHSVRKLHIAQEDVWTAFDGIVIDTSVLDAAAAALNAGRPLLIYGPAGSGKTFLAERLGTLMHGRVPVPHAICAAGEVIQIYDPLVHVDAPSPSGGQSVDRRWRLCRRPVVMSGGELTLAELDLRRDEAAGFYQAPPHMKANMGMYVVDDLGRQRVEPRDLLNRWLRPLDRGVDFMTLESGNRFVLPFDVWPVFSSNLSPEQFCDDAFLRRLGSKLHVGPLSIDEYRTVFDAACASLGLVAASDAFDYLLHRLHLPTGKAFLACFPADLLRLVAAGARYRGDPPEVTHDALYDAWASYFGAAPERDGGHPPPVERGGRTFITG is encoded by the coding sequence CGATCCGTTACCGTCGCGCGAAGCGCATACGAAGACGACCACGCCGTTGCCGCCGGCGCCGCGCTCGCTCGAGGAAACCGGGCTCACCCAGACGTTCGTCGCCGGCCTCGTGCTGAAGTCGACGCTGATGCTCGGCCGCCCGTCGTACGGCGACCTGATCGAGCGGCACTGCCTGCCGCTCGCGGTGCTCGACGACGTCTTCGCATTCCTGGTGCGCGAGCGTCTCGTCGAGCTCACCCATCGCGGCTCGACCGATCTCGACGTGACGTTCCGCCTGACCGACGCGGGCCGCGTGCTCGCGCTCGAGGAACGTGCGCGCAGCAGCTACAGCGGGCCCGCGCCGGTGACGCTCGACGCGTACCTCGCCTGCGTGAACGCGCATTCGGTGCGCAAGCTGCACATCGCGCAGGAAGACGTGTGGACGGCATTCGACGGCATCGTGATCGACACGTCGGTGCTCGATGCGGCGGCCGCGGCGCTGAACGCCGGCCGCCCGCTGCTGATCTACGGCCCGGCCGGCAGCGGCAAGACGTTCCTTGCCGAGCGGCTCGGCACGCTGATGCACGGCCGCGTGCCGGTGCCGCACGCGATCTGCGCGGCCGGTGAAGTGATCCAGATCTACGACCCGCTCGTGCACGTCGATGCGCCGTCGCCGTCCGGCGGCCAGTCGGTCGATCGCCGCTGGCGCCTGTGCCGGCGGCCGGTCGTGATGTCCGGCGGCGAACTGACGCTCGCCGAGCTCGATCTTCGCCGCGACGAGGCGGCCGGCTTCTACCAGGCGCCGCCGCACATGAAGGCGAACATGGGCATGTACGTCGTCGACGATCTCGGCCGCCAGCGCGTCGAGCCGCGCGACCTGCTCAATCGCTGGCTGCGCCCGCTCGATCGCGGCGTCGATTTCATGACGCTCGAGTCGGGCAACCGCTTCGTGCTGCCGTTCGACGTGTGGCCGGTGTTCTCGAGCAACCTGTCGCCCGAGCAGTTCTGCGACGACGCATTCCTGCGCCGCCTCGGCTCGAAGCTTCACGTCGGTCCGCTGTCGATCGACGAATACCGCACGGTATTCGACGCGGCCTGCGCATCGCTCGGCCTCGTCGCGGCGAGCGATGCATTCGACTACCTGCTGCATCGGCTGCACCTGCCGACCGGCAAGGCGTTTCTCGCGTGCTTTCCGGCGGACCTGCTGCGTCTCGTCGCCGCCGGCGCGCGGTATCGGGGCGATCCGCCCGAGGTGACGCACGACGCGCTGTACGACGCGTGGGCGAGTTATTTCGGCGCGGCGCCTGAACGGGACGGCGGCCATCCGCCGCCCGTCGAGCGCGGTGGCCGCACGTTCATCACCGGTTGA